Below is a window of Escherichia coli DSM 30083 = JCM 1649 = ATCC 11775 DNA.
ATGTCTCACTCCCTGGCGCTGATGGGAAGGACTGATCCAGAGCATTAATAAATTTCAGACATCATTTGTCATCATTTCAGAAGCACAGTAGGCAATCCCTGCCAGTCCCAAGTGTTCTGCACTAAACCATAAATCGGCAGATTGACCTGAGAAATAATGTGTTAGTGTTTTTTGTACATGATGAAGGCCATCTTGATCAAATTGATCCCTGTCAAGCAGCATATCCATTAATGGTTCAACATCTGAAGGTTTGACTGGTCGTATAAACATGGAACTCCTTATTTATTGATGAATATTTGAAAATTGTTTGCATGGAACGCGGTTAACCTGAATTTTCAGCGGAAGTTTCACTCAAAGGCTTTATTAATCCGCTCCTTATGTCCTTTTACAGCAAATAAATAATTACCTCCCTGTTTTTGTATCTTCTCTGCAATATCTTTCTGGCAACCCATCGCATCAGTTGTGATAATTTCACCTTTAATATCCAACATGTTAGTATCAATTATTGAACATAAAATGTAAATTATTTAGTGCAAAAAAGCGGCGCACCGTGTTCTTTCCCATATTCCTAATATGGCAACTTTAAGTTATCGCCGTCTATACTTATAGAAATTTCATCAGGGGTGACGTAAATAGAATTTTTTTCATCCTCAATTGCCCATAACTGATTAATAAAAAGTGTTTTTTTCATCCAATAACAAATTATTACATGTAGTAAAATTATTAATATCAAAAAAATCATCAGCACAATTAATTTTTAAATTTAAAAAATAAAGAAAAATATTATTGATTGATTTGAGTGTAAACCACTTGTCATTAACAAATTTATAGCCAGATGATTTTATAAAATAATAATTATCTCCTGGTATAAAGGCATACATATCATTTAAGGTTATACTCAACAAAAAACTACGACCTGGTTTAATAGTATTCCACCGTTCAGGATTCGTATTAATTTCAAAAGGACATGAACCACCTAAGTAGTCCAACGTGATATTCCCAGAGTTGATTCTGAATGGTTTTTTGCATATCGCATCATATTCATCTCCTTTTCCATCTTTTACTTTCATAGGTAGATAATATTTAGAAAAAAAATACGTGGTAGAGCTATTGTTAGTAAAGGTTATGTTAGCAAAAATCCTGTTATTTTTTTTACTCATAGCTAATTGAGCATTGACATCCGCTATATAATTCATATGATTGCATTTTTTCTTACACTCATCATAATTTTCGATAGGATAAATTAATGGCCTTCCTTTGATATCTCTCTCAAGCCCAAACCCGTATTTTTTTATTAAAACCATTTCATCCGCAGTCGATTGAAAGGAATAGAAAAATATAATATTTACGATTGTCATTATTATGATTTTTTTTATAGCTTGCAGCATTAATATATTTCTCGACTTATTAGTTAATGGAGAAGTGCTTTTTCTAATTCCGCTATTTTTTCTTAACTGAATTGCTTAATATTTCATCATCAATCGAGTCTATCTCACTTTCAATTAATCTTATTTCAAAATATCTTTCTATGTTATATGCATTCTCAAATATTTGATCTTTTTGTTTAGAGATCAGTTTAGTTGCAATACGGATATGTTCGTCATATGAAACTTCATCCTCTTTGCACGTTGAATATTTATCAGTAGTTGTATAATCCTGTGACCACATACCACCTTTTTTATTATCCCCATAATACCACTGAATATGAGACATTTCATGACATAAAGTAGCAACATGAGAATCCTTTCCCGTTACTGGATTTTTTTTGCCATCTCTATACTCAAATTTTGCGCCTATGTTAATTATATAGGGCATATCCTTACTTGGGCTGACGAATGCTGCAAATTCATTACAACCTGTATAATTTATAAAACTGCTCATTGTTAAATCATTAGCTATAATCATTAATCTTCTCACACCATCCATCATAAGAAATCTAGCATTCATGCGCCTACCTGTATTATGTCCATATTTTCTTATATTAACCTCCTTATTTCCTTTAACACCAAAGATCTTACTGAAATCATATTCCTCCTGTGCTCCCCATCTCAAAAGATCATCTGCTCTTTTTATCAAAACCAACTTTTGTGCCTTACGAGCCTTATCAATCATTATTTTAAAATGATCTGTTATTTTTTGCTCTTTCACACATTCTTCTGGCTCTGGCTTTGGTTGTCCAGAAGTTTGATTATTATCGTCCATAGTGTCCTTCCATTGAGAGAAAATCATCATTCGCAAATAGCAACTTCACTTTAATTTCATGTTTGCTAGATACAAAAAAACGCTCTGTATACCCCTCTTCATCCGTTTCTCCGTGGGTCTGCGTGCCATCCTCAAAGAAGGCAATGTAGCGGGTTTCTGAATACGGTATCCCGTCATCGTCTGTAAAATGGAACTGGAGAGTATATTTTTCAGGTTCATCCTCATCGTCACCTCGATCATCACCACCACTTCCGGTCACGCAGTTCCCTCCAGAGTCTTCATTTTCTTCTCCGGAATCACTGCCATCACCACTCTTCTCATCCCCCAGTGTCTTCAGCACCGTCGGTTGCAGCGCCGGCACCGGCGTCCCCGGACTACCGCCGCTATTGAGACTGATTTTCGGCCCGACGATGTCCACGCCCCCTGAATGGATGACCACAAACGAGCCACCCACCTTCAGGCTTATCCGGCTGCTGCTCTCCAGCACGATATCCCCGTCGACCTTTATCCCCAGCGCGCCACTCACCTTCCTCGCCAGGTCCCCCTTCACCACCAGGCTGTGCTTTCCCTCCACCAGGCTGACATGGTTCCCCGTCGTCTTATGCTCCTGCTTCCCTTCCACCGTCACTTTACGGTCATTTCTGACGTACAGGCCGTCATCATTACTCACGCTCACCGTCCGGTCATTCGTCACCTGCAGCGTCTGGTCATTACGTACCGTGATGCACCGGTCGTTCGCCACCGTGATACTCTGGTCGTGGCCCCCTTCTTTTCTGGTCCCGACCTGAACCGTCTGCCCCTTCACCACCGTTATCTTCTGGTCGTTCCCGATGGTCTCCGTATGGTCATGTTTCACATCC
It encodes the following:
- a CDS encoding peptidase M35 — translated: MDDNNQTSGQPKPEPEECVKEQKITDHFKIMIDKARKAQKLVLIKRADDLLRWGAQEEYDFSKIFGVKGNKEVNIRKYGHNTGRRMNARFLMMDGVRRLMIIANDLTMSSFINYTGCNEFAAFVSPSKDMPYIINIGAKFEYRDGKKNPVTGKDSHVATLCHEMSHIQWYYGDNKKGGMWSQDYTTTDKYSTCKEDEVSYDEHIRIATKLISKQKDQIFENAYNIERYFEIRLIESEIDSIDDEILSNSVKKK